A genomic stretch from Desulfolutivibrio sulfodismutans DSM 3696 includes:
- a CDS encoding ferredoxin-thioredoxin reductase catalytic domain-containing protein, which produces MTAQRLYEQLKTFQESKGYFFNDDKDMTLALLDSLLVNKERLGYMACPCRLASGDYEADKDMLCPCTYRAPDVAEYGACFCGLYVSRAWLDGSIPRVTVPERRPPEKVLAGLGL; this is translated from the coding sequence ATGACGGCGCAACGGCTCTATGAGCAACTGAAGACATTCCAGGAGTCCAAGGGGTACTTTTTCAACGACGACAAGGACATGACCCTGGCCCTGCTGGACAGCCTTCTGGTCAACAAGGAGCGTCTGGGCTACATGGCCTGTCCCTGTCGGCTGGCCAGCGGCGACTACGAGGCGGACAAGGACATGCTGTGCCCGTGCACCTACCGGGCGCCGGACGTGGCGGAATACGGGGCCTGCTTTTGCGGCCTGTACGTGTCCCGGGCCTGGCTCGACGGGTCGATCCCCCGGGTGACCGTGCCCGAGAGACGGCCGCCGGAGAAGGTGCTGGCCGGGCTTGGGTTGTAA
- a CDS encoding HlyD family secretion protein, whose protein sequence is MKRYALVLATVAALATAALAGVETPAPPAAGPAASAPNGGATGKLVWVAAPGRVEPVSEEMRLGFDIAGKITEVLVEEGDTVRREQVLARLWDADLKAAVAAAQAALAAREAELEKILAGARSMERKEAQAALAEADTVMRQARLEHERREKLLAGEVLAKEEADRAEKEYLVSRQRVEAARQRFHLVDDPSRAEDIKRAWALTDEARATLDRSKAYAAKAEIRSPIDGVVLRKHRRAGEMVSVSFDTPVVTVGDIGRLRVRADVDEKDIAKVREGQRAYMVADAYGERRFWGTVFRVAKILGRKNVRTDDPAEKNDTRILEVVIDLDQPGLPVGLRMDVFVIVEGEPEK, encoded by the coding sequence TTGAAACGATATGCACTGGTCCTGGCCACGGTGGCGGCCCTGGCCACGGCGGCCCTGGCCGGAGTGGAAACACCGGCTCCCCCGGCGGCAGGTCCGGCCGCTTCCGCGCCAAACGGCGGCGCAACCGGCAAGCTGGTCTGGGTGGCCGCGCCGGGCCGGGTGGAGCCGGTAAGCGAGGAGATGCGCCTGGGCTTCGACATCGCGGGCAAGATCACCGAGGTGCTGGTGGAGGAAGGCGACACGGTGCGCCGCGAGCAGGTGTTGGCCCGGCTGTGGGATGCCGATCTCAAGGCCGCCGTGGCCGCCGCCCAGGCCGCCCTGGCCGCCCGGGAGGCGGAGCTTGAAAAGATCCTGGCCGGGGCGCGCAGCATGGAGCGCAAGGAGGCCCAGGCGGCGCTGGCCGAGGCCGACACGGTCATGCGTCAGGCCCGGCTGGAGCACGAGCGGCGCGAAAAGCTGCTGGCCGGGGAGGTGCTGGCCAAGGAAGAGGCCGACCGGGCCGAGAAGGAATACCTGGTCTCCCGGCAGCGCGTGGAGGCCGCCCGGCAACGCTTCCACCTGGTGGACGACCCGTCCCGGGCCGAGGACATCAAACGGGCCTGGGCGCTTACGGACGAGGCCCGGGCCACCCTGGACCGTTCCAAGGCCTACGCGGCCAAGGCCGAGATCCGCTCGCCCATCGACGGGGTGGTGCTGCGCAAACATCGCCGGGCCGGAGAAATGGTGTCCGTATCCTTCGACACGCCGGTGGTCACCGTGGGAGACATCGGGCGGCTGCGGGTGCGGGCCGACGTGGACGAAAAGGACATCGCCAAGGTGCGTGAGGGGCAGCGGGCCTACATGGTGGCCGACGCCTACGGCGAACGCAGGTTCTGGGGTACGGTGTTCCGGGTGGCCAAAATTTTGGGGCGCAAGAACGTGCGTACCGACGACCCGGCCGAAAAAAACGACACCCGCATCCTGGAGGTGGTCATCGACCTGGATCAGCCCGGGCTGCCCGTAGGGCTGCGCATGGATGTGTTCGTCATTGTGGAAGGGGAGCCGGAGAAATAG
- a CDS encoding PstC family ABC transporter permease codes for MKTTRTAAGASPGRPAYAMPHVFPPSRRAPRGEALVRRAFQASGFAALLAVATVFVFLAVFTLPMFTSGGIFAVLSPTWNPVRNQFGILSMAAATFGLSLSAFALAYPLGVGVCLFLNGLGPRRVAGMLRTVVRLMTAVPTVVYGFVAAATLVPAVRGAFGGSGFSWLSAMLVLTLLILPTVVLILDGEMVAVAGRTRLTAAALGLGQGAALLFVVLPGCRRGLFAAAALGFGRAVGDALIPLMLAGNAVALPRSLLDSMRPLTSHIALVAATDSTSLAYASLFACGMILFCVTAGVNLALAWVRRDTPRGDQA; via the coding sequence ATGAAGACCACGCGGACGGCCGCAGGCGCATCCCCCGGCCGACCGGCTTACGCCATGCCCCATGTTTTCCCGCCCTCCCGGCGCGCCCCCCGGGGCGAGGCCCTGGTGCGTCGGGCCTTCCAGGCCTCTGGGTTTGCGGCCCTTTTGGCCGTGGCCACGGTGTTCGTCTTCCTGGCCGTTTTCACCCTGCCCATGTTCACCTCGGGCGGGATATTCGCCGTGCTCTCGCCAACCTGGAACCCCGTCCGAAACCAGTTCGGCATCCTGTCCATGGCCGCCGCCACCTTCGGCCTGTCGCTTTCGGCCTTCGCCCTGGCCTATCCCCTGGGCGTCGGGGTCTGCCTGTTTCTAAACGGCCTGGGGCCGCGCCGGGTGGCCGGGATGTTACGGACCGTGGTCCGGCTCATGACCGCCGTGCCCACGGTGGTCTACGGATTCGTGGCCGCCGCAACCCTGGTTCCGGCCGTGCGCGGGGCCTTCGGCGGCTCCGGCTTCTCCTGGCTGTCGGCCATGCTGGTGCTTACGCTTTTGATCCTGCCCACCGTGGTGCTCATCCTGGACGGCGAAATGGTTGCCGTGGCCGGGCGCACCCGGTTGACGGCGGCGGCCCTGGGCCTGGGACAGGGTGCGGCCCTGCTGTTCGTGGTCCTGCCGGGCTGCCGCCGGGGACTTTTCGCGGCCGCCGCCCTGGGGTTCGGCCGGGCCGTGGGCGACGCCCTGATTCCCCTGATGTTGGCAGGGAATGCCGTGGCCCTGCCCCGTTCGCTCCTGGATTCCATGCGCCCGTTGACCTCCCACATCGCCCTGGTGGCCGCCACGGACAGCACCAGTCTGGCCTACGCCTCGCTGTTCGCCTGCGGCATGATCCTTTTTTGCGTAACCGCCGGGGTCAATCTGGCCCTGGCCTGGGTGCGGCGCGACACCCCGCGCGGGGATCAGGCATGA
- a CDS encoding FtsX-like permease family protein produces MTNRIALRNLLHDRIRLAVTLTGVVFAVVLIAVQGGLFVGFTTATSCVIENTEADVWVASRGVRNFDVTHPLRERKYHQVLSVPGVARAEKFIVQFANWKKPGGGMESVEVVGFDLQSGLGKPWAMVQGSIAALAVRDTVIIDELYLQKLGITGIGESAEISERRARVVGLTRGIRSFTTSPYVFTSFQNALNFTHLKPDQLTYVLILAEPGVDPKELRAAIAAQVSDVDVFTREEFAQKTQWYWMFTTGAGMALVIAAGLGLVVGGVVVAQTLYATTMDHLPEFGTLRAMGARNGYLYRIIMAQAVAAAVVGYVPGIALSHLLVHLAEAGGASILLTWKMSVGLFFLTVVMCVAAAFVSINRVTRIDPAMVFKGA; encoded by the coding sequence ATGACCAACCGCATCGCCCTGCGAAACCTCCTGCACGACCGCATCCGCCTGGCCGTGACCTTAACCGGCGTCGTCTTCGCCGTGGTGCTCATCGCCGTGCAGGGCGGGCTCTTCGTGGGCTTCACCACGGCCACCTCCTGCGTCATTGAGAACACCGAGGCCGACGTGTGGGTGGCCTCCAGGGGCGTGCGCAACTTCGACGTCACCCACCCCCTGCGCGAACGCAAATACCATCAGGTGCTCTCCGTCCCCGGCGTGGCCCGGGCCGAAAAGTTCATCGTGCAGTTCGCCAACTGGAAAAAACCCGGGGGCGGCATGGAGAGCGTGGAGGTGGTGGGCTTTGACCTCCAGTCCGGCCTGGGAAAACCCTGGGCCATGGTCCAGGGCTCCATCGCGGCCCTTGCGGTGCGCGACACGGTGATCATCGACGAACTCTACCTGCAAAAACTCGGGATCACCGGCATCGGGGAGTCCGCCGAGATCAGCGAACGCCGGGCCCGGGTGGTGGGCCTGACCCGGGGCATCCGGTCGTTCACCACCTCGCCCTACGTCTTCACCTCCTTCCAAAACGCCCTCAACTTCACCCATTTAAAGCCCGACCAGCTCACCTACGTGCTCATCCTGGCCGAGCCCGGGGTGGACCCCAAGGAACTCCGGGCGGCCATCGCCGCGCAGGTCAGCGACGTGGACGTGTTCACCCGGGAGGAGTTCGCCCAAAAGACCCAGTGGTACTGGATGTTCACCACCGGCGCGGGCATGGCCCTGGTCATCGCCGCCGGGCTGGGATTGGTCGTCGGCGGGGTGGTGGTGGCCCAGACCTTGTACGCCACGACCATGGACCATCTGCCGGAATTCGGCACCCTGCGGGCCATGGGGGCCAGAAACGGCTACCTGTACAGGATCATCATGGCCCAGGCCGTGGCCGCCGCCGTGGTGGGCTACGTGCCGGGCATCGCGCTCAGCCACCTGCTGGTGCATCTGGCCGAGGCCGGCGGGGCCTCCATCCTTTTGACCTGGAAGATGTCCGTGGGGCTGTTCTTTTTGACCGTGGTCATGTGCGTGGCCGCGGCCTTCGTGTCCATCAACCGGGTCACCCGCATCGACCCGGCCATGGTCTTCAAGGGGGCCTAG
- a CDS encoding phosphate ABC transporter ATP-binding protein, which produces MSADTTRDPGNSLPPGVVMAVRGLGVSFAGRAALSGVDLDVAGNALTVIVGRSGSGKTTLLRALNRLNECFDGCRTTGRVLYSLDGHPLDIHDRAFPVTELRRRVGMVFQTPNLLPLSIAANLTMPLRHVLGMGKAEAREATREALVAARLWDEVKDRLEAPAKTLSGGQAQRLCLARAMALEPDVLLLDEPAASLDFMAVRAIEELLSGLRERYALVVVSHGLGSAARMADHMVVMRRGQVSARFAAAELARGESLAQCMEDVF; this is translated from the coding sequence ATGAGCGCGGACACAACCCGCGACCCGGGAAACAGCCTGCCCCCGGGCGTGGTCATGGCCGTGCGCGGCCTTGGCGTGTCCTTTGCGGGACGTGCGGCCCTGTCCGGAGTGGACCTCGACGTGGCGGGCAACGCCCTGACCGTGATCGTGGGCCGCTCCGGCTCGGGCAAGACCACCCTTTTGCGGGCCCTAAACCGCTTAAACGAATGCTTCGACGGCTGCCGGACCACCGGACGCGTGCTGTATTCCCTGGACGGCCACCCCCTGGACATCCACGACCGGGCCTTTCCGGTCACGGAACTGCGGCGGCGGGTGGGCATGGTCTTCCAGACCCCCAACCTGCTGCCCCTGTCCATCGCGGCCAACCTCACCATGCCCCTGCGCCATGTCCTGGGGATGGGCAAGGCCGAGGCCAGGGAGGCGACCCGGGAGGCGCTTGTTGCGGCCCGACTGTGGGATGAGGTGAAAGACCGCCTGGAGGCCCCGGCCAAGACCCTGTCCGGGGGGCAGGCCCAACGGCTGTGCCTGGCCCGGGCCATGGCCCTGGAGCCCGATGTGCTGCTTTTGGACGAACCGGCGGCGTCGTTGGATTTCATGGCCGTCCGGGCTATCGAGGAACTGCTTTCCGGGCTGCGGGAACGCTACGCCCTGGTGGTGGTCTCCCATGGGCTGGGATCGGCGGCCCGGATGGCGGACCACATGGTGGTCATGCGACGGGGCCAGGTGTCGGCCCGGTTCGCGGCGGCTGAACTGGCCCGGGGCGAGTCCCTGGCGCAATGCATGGAGGATGTTTTTTAA
- a CDS encoding ABC transporter ATP-binding protein, which translates to MADTTSPAAPPDETQNGHPLVSVRGLTKEFRTGHVTVPALRGVDLDVRAGEVALFMGPSGSGKTTLLSILGCILSPTSGSLRIKGREAAGLPEKELSALRLAHFGFIFQNYNLFRTLTAAENIQVALDLKGIRGQEARDRVTAALKAVGLADKAPMRPEDLSGGQKQRVAIARALAGEPEIILADEPTAALDSENGRLVIGLLRQLALERGRGVVIVTHDPRILEFADRTVSIEDGRITQGGVPA; encoded by the coding sequence ATGGCCGACACGACATCCCCCGCCGCCCCGCCCGACGAGACCCAAAACGGCCACCCCCTGGTGAGCGTGCGCGGCCTGACCAAGGAATTTCGCACCGGCCACGTCACGGTCCCGGCCCTGCGCGGCGTGGACCTGGACGTGCGGGCCGGGGAGGTGGCCCTGTTCATGGGGCCGTCGGGCAGCGGCAAGACCACCCTGTTGTCCATCCTGGGCTGCATCCTCTCCCCCACCTCGGGCAGCCTGCGCATCAAGGGCCGGGAGGCGGCCGGATTGCCTGAAAAGGAACTGTCCGCCCTGCGCCTGGCCCATTTCGGGTTCATCTTCCAAAACTACAACCTCTTCCGTACCCTGACCGCCGCCGAGAACATCCAGGTGGCCCTGGACCTCAAGGGCATACGCGGCCAGGAGGCCCGGGACCGGGTCACGGCGGCCCTTAAGGCCGTGGGGCTGGCGGACAAGGCCCCCATGCGGCCCGAGGATTTGAGCGGCGGCCAGAAGCAGCGGGTGGCCATCGCCCGGGCCCTGGCCGGGGAACCGGAGATCATCCTGGCCGACGAGCCCACGGCGGCCCTGGACTCCGAGAACGGACGGCTGGTCATCGGACTTTTGCGGCAATTGGCCCTGGAGCGCGGCCGGGGGGTGGTCATCGTCACCCACGACCCGCGCATCCTGGAATTTGCGGATCGCACCGTCTCCATTGAAGACGGGCGCATCACCCAAGGCGGCGTACCGGCATGA
- a CDS encoding glutaredoxin family protein has translation MAPNVKVFALSTCIHCKQAKQFLDDKNVTYECVHVDLLTGDDRKQVIEEVKKVNPSLSFPTIVIGDTVIVGFRKDDILTALGG, from the coding sequence GCCCTGTCCACCTGCATTCACTGCAAGCAGGCCAAGCAGTTTCTCGACGACAAAAACGTGACCTACGAATGCGTGCATGTGGACCTTCTGACCGGCGACGACCGCAAGCAGGTCATCGAAGAGGTCAAAAAAGTCAATCCGTCCCTGTCGTTTCCGACCATCGTCATCGGCGACACGGTCATCGTCGGCTTTCGCAAGGACGACATCCTGACCGCCCTGGGGGGATAG
- a CDS encoding phosphate ABC transporter substrate-binding protein, with the protein MPATSLRRALALFAATLCLLASPSAFAAGLDAFKGLSGNLDIAGGTAHIPVMKDAAKAVMEANPAVTVTIAAGGSGVGVQKVGEGLVAIGNTGRALTEEEVAKYGLVSFPFAIDGVAVVVNPENGVAALTSQQVKDIFAGKIANWKEVGGADAAIILYTRDEASGTREVFWEKLLKKGDVAATANVVASNGAMKVAVGKDKGGVGYVSIGHLDATVKAPALDGVVPDQKKASDGAYPVTRKLYMNTKGQPTGLAKAFIDYILGPDGKGYITAAGYIPLN; encoded by the coding sequence ATGCCTGCAACGTCCCTTCGCCGTGCCCTTGCCCTTTTCGCCGCCACCCTGTGCCTGCTTGCGTCCCCCTCGGCCTTCGCCGCCGGTCTCGACGCCTTCAAGGGCCTGTCCGGAAACCTGGACATCGCCGGGGGCACGGCCCACATCCCGGTCATGAAGGACGCGGCCAAGGCCGTCATGGAGGCCAATCCGGCCGTGACCGTAACCATCGCCGCCGGCGGCTCGGGTGTGGGCGTGCAGAAGGTCGGCGAAGGGCTGGTGGCCATCGGCAACACCGGCCGCGCCCTGACGGAAGAAGAAGTCGCCAAGTACGGGCTGGTCTCCTTTCCCTTCGCCATCGACGGCGTGGCCGTGGTGGTCAATCCCGAAAACGGCGTGGCCGCCCTGACTTCCCAGCAGGTCAAGGACATCTTCGCCGGAAAGATCGCCAACTGGAAGGAAGTGGGCGGCGCGGACGCGGCCATCATCCTCTATACCCGGGACGAGGCCAGCGGCACCCGCGAGGTGTTCTGGGAAAAACTGCTGAAAAAGGGCGACGTAGCCGCCACGGCCAATGTGGTGGCCTCCAACGGGGCCATGAAGGTGGCCGTGGGCAAGGACAAGGGCGGCGTCGGCTACGTGAGCATCGGCCATCTGGACGCCACGGTGAAGGCCCCGGCCCTGGACGGCGTGGTCCCGGACCAGAAAAAAGCCAGCGACGGCGCCTATCCCGTCACCCGTAAGCTGTACATGAACACCAAGGGCCAGCCCACGGGCCTGGCCAAGGCCTTCATCGACTATATCCTCGGCCCCGACGGCAAGGGCTACATCACCGCCGCCGGATACATTCCGCTTAACTGA
- a CDS encoding glycosyltransferase, which produces MKIDLHVHSKHSTRPSQWFLQKLGCPESFTEPRRLYDIAKARGMDMVTIADHNTINGALEIAHLPDAFISEEITSYFPEDRCKIHVLALDINEAIHADIQKVRENVFELAPYLREKGIVHVAAHPLYGVNDKLTVEHFEKMLLLFENFEINGTRDAFQNDILRAILAGLASEDIERLSVAHDLEPAFEAPWIKRLTGGSDDHSSLNIASMYTEVPGAANLPEFLSGLRGGRARPAGRPSHPKAMAINLYAIAYQFYKSKFNFAKYVDKDLFLKFVDRFLSGNPEEKTGMVFKARTFFSGMGRSGGSVKPGASLNDLFRGKAWELINEDKRFHAQARQGLSRDVCLEQEWFRFVTQVSDKVLSHFTSHLFDQVRGANFFDIFQCVGSAGALYTVLAPYFVAYTVFTKDRGFCRRVAERFGVGVPDESGAVRGKGHGGARRPGRARMAHFTDTLSEVNGVALTLRMHLDMAGKHGKHLTIVTCGQEGDLPGEGVMNFKAVGEYRLEEYPTQKFSYPPFLEMLEYVYEQGFTLLHSATPGPVGLAALVIARILKLPIHATYHTAIPQYARLLTGDDAMEELMWRYVVWYYNQMDAVFVPSASTGEELKAHGVAPEKIRTYPRGVDVERFHPAKRNGFLAKRGVAGGVTLLYVGRISREKNLHHLADAFRALSAERADVNLVVVGDGPYLEEMRQSLADTRSLFTGCLDGEDLAGAYASSDLFVFPSSTDTFGNVVLEAQASGLPVVVSDQGGPCENVIPGITGVIVPDMDARGLETVLRDMVSDPDRLRRMGEAARASMEGRSFDAAFLGAWDLYKAAS; this is translated from the coding sequence ATGAAAATCGATCTGCACGTCCATTCCAAGCATTCCACACGGCCTTCCCAGTGGTTCCTGCAAAAGCTCGGCTGCCCGGAGAGCTTCACCGAGCCCAGGCGTCTGTACGACATCGCCAAGGCCCGGGGCATGGACATGGTGACCATCGCCGACCACAACACCATAAACGGGGCCCTGGAGATCGCCCATCTGCCCGACGCCTTCATCAGCGAAGAAATCACCAGCTATTTTCCCGAGGACCGCTGCAAAATCCACGTCCTGGCCCTGGACATCAATGAGGCCATCCACGCCGACATCCAGAAGGTCCGGGAAAACGTCTTCGAGTTGGCGCCCTATCTGCGCGAAAAGGGCATCGTCCATGTGGCCGCCCATCCCCTCTACGGGGTCAACGACAAGCTCACCGTGGAGCACTTTGAAAAGATGCTGCTGCTCTTCGAGAACTTCGAGATCAACGGCACCCGCGACGCCTTCCAAAACGACATCCTGCGCGCCATCCTGGCCGGGCTCGCCAGCGAGGACATAGAGCGGCTGTCCGTGGCCCACGACCTGGAACCGGCCTTCGAGGCCCCCTGGATCAAACGCTTAACCGGCGGTTCCGACGACCATTCGTCGCTGAACATCGCCTCCATGTACACCGAGGTGCCCGGGGCCGCGAATCTTCCGGAATTTCTCTCGGGCCTTCGCGGCGGCCGGGCCCGGCCCGCCGGGCGGCCCTCGCACCCCAAGGCCATGGCCATAAACCTCTACGCCATCGCCTACCAGTTCTACAAAAGCAAATTCAACTTCGCCAAGTACGTGGACAAAGACCTCTTCCTCAAATTCGTGGACCGTTTCCTGTCCGGCAACCCCGAGGAAAAAACCGGCATGGTCTTCAAGGCCCGGACGTTTTTTTCGGGCATGGGCCGCAGCGGCGGGAGCGTAAAGCCCGGGGCGTCCTTAAACGATCTGTTCCGAGGCAAGGCCTGGGAACTCATCAACGAGGACAAGCGGTTCCATGCCCAGGCCCGACAGGGGCTTTCCCGGGACGTGTGCCTGGAACAGGAATGGTTCCGGTTCGTCACCCAGGTCTCGGACAAAGTGCTCTCCCACTTCACCAGCCACCTTTTCGACCAGGTTCGCGGGGCCAATTTCTTCGACATCTTCCAGTGCGTCGGCTCGGCCGGGGCCTTGTACACGGTTCTGGCCCCCTATTTCGTGGCCTACACCGTGTTCACCAAGGACCGGGGGTTCTGCCGCCGAGTGGCCGAACGTTTCGGCGTGGGCGTCCCGGACGAATCCGGAGCGGTGCGGGGGAAGGGCCACGGCGGCGCACGACGCCCCGGCCGGGCCAGGATGGCCCATTTCACGGACACCCTGTCCGAGGTCAACGGCGTGGCCCTGACGCTGCGCATGCACCTGGACATGGCCGGCAAGCACGGCAAGCACCTGACCATCGTCACCTGCGGCCAGGAGGGCGACCTGCCGGGCGAAGGGGTCATGAACTTCAAGGCCGTGGGCGAATACCGCCTGGAGGAATACCCCACCCAGAAATTCTCCTATCCGCCGTTTCTGGAGATGCTCGAATACGTCTACGAACAAGGCTTCACCCTGCTGCACTCGGCCACCCCGGGCCCGGTGGGGCTGGCCGCCCTGGTCATCGCCCGGATACTCAAGCTGCCCATCCACGCCACCTACCACACGGCCATCCCCCAGTACGCGCGCCTTCTCACCGGCGACGACGCCATGGAAGAGCTCATGTGGCGCTACGTGGTGTGGTATTACAACCAGATGGATGCGGTCTTCGTGCCCTCGGCCAGCACCGGCGAGGAACTGAAGGCGCACGGCGTGGCCCCGGAGAAAATCCGCACCTACCCGCGCGGGGTGGACGTGGAGCGCTTCCACCCGGCCAAACGCAACGGTTTCCTGGCCAAACGGGGCGTGGCAGGCGGCGTCACCCTGCTCTATGTGGGCCGCATCTCCCGGGAGAAAAACCTGCATCACCTGGCCGACGCCTTCCGGGCCCTGTCGGCCGAACGCGCCGACGTCAACCTGGTGGTGGTGGGCGACGGCCCCTACCTGGAGGAGATGCGCCAGTCCCTGGCGGACACCCGCAGCCTGTTCACCGGCTGCCTGGACGGCGAGGATCTGGCCGGGGCCTACGCCTCAAGCGACCTGTTCGTCTTTCCCTCGAGCACGGACACCTTCGGCAACGTGGTCCTGGAGGCCCAGGCCTCGGGGCTGCCCGTGGTGGTCTCGGACCAGGGCGGGCCGTGCGAGAACGTGATCCCGGGCATCACCGGGGTGATCGTGCCGGACATGGACGCCCGGGGCCTGGAAACGGTCCTGCGCGACATGGTGTCCGACCCGGATCGGCTGCGCCGCATGGGCGAGGCGGCCCGGGCCAGCATGGAGGGACGGTCCTTCGATGCGGCCTTTCTGGGGGCCTGGGATCTGTACAAGGCGGCCTCGTAA
- a CDS encoding PstA family ABC transporter permease produces the protein MTAQSRADRAAPGRGLERAARMASWGCALAATLPVAFLVGYLVYEAGPALGGDLFFGDVPALAAILARRPVWDGIWPACAGTLALVALTSAMAVPLGVAGGISLSLFARGRLRRLLRLGVDVLAGIPSILMGLFGFALILFLRRTFLPQANTCLLLAAASMALLILPYVVGATAGALDALPDAMRLLGPSLGLSTWRTVAGVLVPEARRGIFGGVILAVGRACEDTAVILMTGVVVGAGLPSGLFGKFEALPFYIYYTSAQYQTPDELTRAYGAALVLLCLAVGLFICARAGSRLVEGRYGMEEMR, from the coding sequence ATGACCGCCCAATCCCGTGCGGACAGGGCCGCGCCGGGACGCGGCCTGGAGCGCGCAGCCCGGATGGCGTCCTGGGGATGCGCCCTGGCGGCGACGCTCCCCGTGGCCTTCCTGGTGGGATATCTGGTGTACGAGGCCGGACCGGCCCTCGGCGGCGACCTTTTTTTCGGGGATGTTCCCGCCCTGGCCGCCATCCTCGCCCGGCGGCCGGTATGGGACGGCATCTGGCCCGCCTGCGCCGGAACCCTGGCCCTGGTGGCCCTGACCTCGGCCATGGCCGTGCCCCTGGGAGTGGCCGGGGGCATCTCCCTGTCTCTTTTCGCCCGGGGACGGCTGCGCCGCCTGCTGCGCCTGGGGGTGGACGTGCTGGCCGGGATTCCGTCCATCCTCATGGGCCTTTTCGGATTCGCCCTGATCCTTTTTTTGCGCCGCACCTTTTTGCCCCAGGCCAACACCTGCCTGCTTCTGGCCGCTGCGAGCATGGCCCTTCTGATCCTGCCCTATGTGGTGGGGGCCACGGCCGGGGCTCTGGACGCTCTGCCCGACGCCATGCGCCTTTTGGGGCCGAGCCTGGGCCTGTCCACCTGGCGTACCGTGGCCGGGGTGCTCGTGCCTGAAGCCCGAAGAGGGATCTTCGGCGGCGTCATCCTGGCCGTGGGCCGGGCCTGTGAGGATACGGCGGTGATTCTGATGACCGGGGTGGTGGTCGGGGCCGGGCTGCCGTCCGGGCTGTTCGGCAAGTTCGAGGCCCTGCCCTTTTACATCTACTACACCTCGGCCCAGTATCAGACCCCGGACGAACTGACCCGGGCCTACGGCGCGGCCCTGGTCCTTTTGTGTCTGGCGGTGGGTCTTTTCATCTGCGCCCGGGCCGGGTCGCGGCTGGTGGAGGGACGCTACGGCATGGAGGAGATGCGATGA
- the thrB gene encoding homoserine kinase, producing the protein MGDEKKRFDPALLPRVPPFVGTVSDEPCLSLVGMAGAGKSTLARLVAGMLGFAHLDTDRLIEATWGMPLQALLDAKGLTEFLRIEEDVVSRLWLRRCVIATGGSVVYGPQAVERLRQCGPVVFLRIDLPTFLARVGAAEDRGFARPGGKSLEEVFAERQPLYEAMADYQTATCGMSPEDCAAGIVDWVRPRLGPEKKDIA; encoded by the coding sequence ATGGGCGACGAGAAAAAACGATTCGATCCGGCGCTTCTGCCCCGCGTTCCCCCCTTTGTGGGCACGGTCAGCGACGAACCCTGCCTGAGCCTGGTGGGCATGGCCGGGGCCGGGAAATCCACCCTGGCCCGGCTGGTGGCCGGGATGCTGGGCTTTGCCCACCTGGATACGGACCGGCTCATCGAGGCCACCTGGGGGATGCCGCTGCAGGCCCTGCTCGACGCCAAGGGGCTCACCGAATTTTTACGCATCGAAGAGGATGTGGTCTCCCGACTGTGGCTGCGGCGCTGCGTGATCGCCACCGGCGGCAGCGTGGTCTACGGGCCCCAGGCCGTGGAGCGCCTCAGGCAGTGTGGTCCCGTTGTCTTTTTGCGCATCGACCTGCCCACATTTCTGGCCCGGGTGGGCGCGGCCGAGGACCGGGGATTCGCCCGGCCCGGCGGCAAGTCCCTGGAAGAGGTTTTTGCCGAACGCCAACCCCTGTACGAGGCCATGGCCGACTACCAGACCGCCACCTGCGGCATGTCCCCTGAAGACTGCGCCGCAGGCATCGTGGACTGGGTTCGCCCCCGGCTCGGGCCTGAAAAAAAGGATATCGCATGA